The Sulfuriferula thiophila genome window below encodes:
- the iscX gene encoding Fe-S cluster assembly protein IscX, whose amino-acid sequence MKWTDTLDIAIELFETHPDVDPKFIRFTDLHSWVTALPDFNDDPEHSNEKILEAIQMAWIDEAE is encoded by the coding sequence ATGAAATGGACTGATACGCTGGATATTGCGATCGAACTGTTTGAGACTCATCCTGATGTTGATCCTAAATTCATCCGTTTTACCGATTTACATAGCTGGGTAACGGCGCTGCCTGATTTTAATGATGATCCGGAACATTCCAATGAGAAGATTCTGGAAGCTATCCAGATGGCGTGGATAGACGAAGCAGAATAA
- the fdx gene encoding ISC system 2Fe-2S type ferredoxin — protein sequence MPQLIVLPHPELCPEGAAIDVAPGVSICDALLANDVNIEHACEKSCACTTCHVIVREGFDSLTPSEELEDDMLDKAWGLEPHSRLSCQAIMDNTDLVIEIPKYTVNMVKEGH from the coding sequence ATGCCACAACTTATAGTGTTACCCCACCCGGAACTCTGTCCAGAAGGCGCTGCGATTGATGTAGCGCCCGGTGTCAGCATTTGTGACGCCCTGCTGGCCAATGACGTTAACATCGAGCACGCTTGTGAAAAGTCATGCGCCTGTACCACCTGCCACGTGATCGTGCGTGAAGGTTTTGATTCACTTACGCCATCCGAAGAGCTGGAAGATGATATGCTGGATAAAGCATGGGGTCTGGAGCCGCATTCGCGCTTGTCCTGTCAGGCAATTATGGATAATACCGATCTGGTCATCGAGATACCTAAATACACCGTTAACATGGTTAAAGAGGGGCATTAA
- a CDS encoding EAL domain-containing protein produces MLTLLVTNSLRLSQESLQTQAVQRNTELKILFNAALAAPMAEHDYATLNEILTEIRRGEGIVYMVLTDRSGNKVASAGWDEPGALPKSNGNLDFSQTSNNHFDLAIPIKLAENTYGTLSYGLSSTFLKNAQSHLLQQSLLIAAIEIILSFVLLAMLGYWLTRHLSLLTKATASLAMGDFNAVLPVKSDDEVGVLTQTFNVMSAAIRSRIDALTQSEAQFHAIADYAYGCEGWIDQEGYLIWVNPSVDRITGYSPLECVAIARFPADFAVAQDRDLVSRTIHSALQANTGGNFEFRLQRKDGEIIWIAVFWQPIYGPNQEHNGIRTSMLDITERKNAEMALQRALTDLKRADEGRQQYLNEIEEERARLLALLGVMNLGILFVNANNQVKYYNPTFLRIWMIPEDIELVGHSAEEVLTHSTNKLSRPDHFSKHLLNVLETHEVSDSFEIQMDDGRVVTQLSYPVRDHDGRFFGRLWIYEDVTRERQTAEQLVYLAERDALTGLFNRRRFQDELTRLLSDSDRHGRQGALLFFDLDEFKYINDTFGHRAGDSVLIRVAGEVAVLTRKNEVFSRLGGDEFALLMPDASEKDAEILAERIVRAVSQIPFRMEGQNLRLTTSLGIAHYPKNATSAEDLIAHADAAMYQAKDAGKNTWRSYRPELDASREMVNRLTWNDRIASAFEKSLLRLHFQGVYYTHNGQLSHLEVLIRMIDETDESRLIMPGHFIPYAEKNGKILDIDRWVIRESISLLASSELIPSLAVNISGRSFDEPTLPHYIAELLKEFNVAPDRLWVELTETSAISDLHDAERFIEALRKTGCHTCLDDFGTGFSSFAYLKHLKADVLKIDGLFIRDLPNDRDNQVFVKSIVDVARGLGKKTVAEFVENAETLNMLKQFGVDMVQGYHLDKPQEHHPALVCLKADKISTDIR; encoded by the coding sequence ATGCTGACGTTACTCGTCACAAACAGCCTCCGCCTATCTCAGGAAAGTTTGCAAACGCAGGCAGTACAACGCAATACTGAACTTAAGATATTATTCAATGCAGCACTGGCTGCGCCCATGGCTGAGCACGACTACGCCACATTGAATGAAATACTCACTGAAATCAGACGCGGGGAAGGCATCGTGTATATGGTGCTGACTGATCGATCCGGTAACAAAGTGGCGTCTGCTGGCTGGGATGAACCAGGCGCTTTACCAAAATCGAATGGAAATCTGGATTTTTCTCAGACAAGCAACAACCACTTTGATTTAGCAATTCCCATCAAGCTTGCCGAGAACACTTACGGAACACTTTCATACGGGCTCTCCAGCACCTTCTTAAAAAATGCCCAATCGCATTTACTGCAACAGAGCTTACTCATCGCTGCAATAGAAATCATATTGTCATTTGTGCTGCTTGCGATGTTGGGGTACTGGCTGACACGTCATCTGAGTCTGCTGACAAAAGCCACAGCATCACTGGCAATGGGTGATTTCAACGCCGTACTACCCGTAAAATCGGATGACGAGGTAGGTGTCCTGACCCAGACATTTAATGTAATGTCTGCTGCCATACGCAGTCGAATTGATGCCCTAACACAGAGCGAAGCACAATTTCATGCCATTGCCGACTATGCTTATGGCTGTGAAGGCTGGATTGATCAGGAAGGCTATCTGATCTGGGTAAATCCGTCAGTCGACCGCATTACCGGTTACTCACCATTAGAGTGCGTGGCTATAGCCCGCTTCCCGGCCGATTTTGCTGTGGCGCAGGATCGGGACCTCGTATCCAGAACCATACATAGCGCGCTACAAGCTAACACCGGCGGTAATTTCGAATTCCGGCTACAACGCAAAGACGGGGAAATTATCTGGATCGCCGTATTCTGGCAACCGATATACGGCCCTAATCAGGAACATAATGGCATCCGTACCAGCATGCTGGATATTACCGAGCGCAAAAATGCCGAAATGGCACTGCAAAGAGCCTTAACGGATCTTAAACGCGCAGATGAAGGTCGCCAGCAATACCTGAATGAAATCGAAGAAGAGCGGGCCAGATTACTGGCGCTGCTTGGCGTCATGAATTTGGGTATCCTGTTCGTAAATGCGAATAATCAGGTGAAGTATTACAACCCGACATTTTTGCGCATCTGGATGATACCGGAAGATATCGAACTGGTCGGCCATTCGGCAGAGGAAGTGCTCACCCATTCCACTAATAAGCTGTCTCGCCCTGATCATTTTTCCAAGCACTTGCTGAATGTACTGGAAACTCACGAGGTATCCGACAGTTTTGAAATCCAGATGGACGATGGCCGGGTTGTAACACAGCTCTCCTACCCGGTACGCGATCACGATGGCCGCTTTTTTGGACGCCTCTGGATTTATGAAGACGTAACTCGTGAACGCCAGACCGCTGAACAATTAGTCTATCTTGCCGAACGGGATGCACTTACCGGCCTGTTCAACCGGCGCCGATTCCAGGACGAACTGACGCGCTTGTTATCCGACTCCGACCGACATGGTCGACAAGGTGCCTTGCTGTTTTTTGATCTGGATGAATTTAAGTACATTAACGACACATTCGGCCACCGCGCTGGCGATTCCGTATTGATTCGCGTGGCCGGAGAAGTCGCCGTGCTCACCCGGAAAAATGAAGTATTCAGTCGCCTGGGTGGGGATGAATTTGCATTATTGATGCCAGATGCCTCGGAAAAAGACGCGGAGATACTGGCCGAAAGAATCGTACGGGCAGTCTCCCAGATCCCATTCCGGATGGAAGGCCAGAATTTACGCTTGACCACCAGCCTGGGTATCGCGCATTACCCTAAAAATGCGACGTCAGCAGAGGATTTAATTGCACACGCTGATGCTGCCATGTATCAAGCAAAAGATGCGGGTAAAAACACCTGGCGCAGCTACCGCCCGGAACTTGATGCATCCCGTGAAATGGTCAATCGGCTGACCTGGAATGACCGGATTGCCAGTGCATTTGAAAAATCCTTACTGCGCCTGCATTTCCAGGGGGTTTATTACACGCATAATGGCCAGCTATCCCATTTGGAAGTACTCATCCGGATGATCGATGAGACTGACGAATCGCGGCTGATCATGCCCGGGCATTTTATTCCTTATGCCGAAAAGAACGGCAAAATTCTGGACATAGATCGCTGGGTAATTCGCGAAAGTATCAGCCTGTTAGCCAGCTCTGAACTTATCCCTTCGCTGGCCGTGAATATCTCCGGCCGCTCCTTTGATGAGCCTACCCTTCCCCACTATATCGCAGAACTGCTCAAGGAATTCAATGTTGCACCTGACCGACTGTGGGTAGAGCTGACAGAAACCTCGGCAATTTCAGACTTACACGACGCGGAACGTTTTATCGAAGCACTACGCAAAACAGGCTGCCATACGTGTCTGGATGACTTTGGCACAGGATTTTCCTCGTTTGCCTATCTCAAGCACCTTAAAGCTGACGTACTCAAAATTGATGGACTGTTTATCCGAGACCTACCCAATGATCGCGACAATCAGGTATTTGTAAAATCGATTGTGGATGTAGCGCGGGGGTTAGGTAAAAAAACGGTTGCCGAATTTGTTGAAAATGCAGAAACATTGAACATGCTGAAACAGTTCGGTGTGGATATGGTGCAAGGCTATCATCTGGATAAACCGCAGGAACATCACCCCGCACTGGTCTGCCTGAAGGCGGATAAGATTAGCACTGACATCCGTTAG
- the hemN gene encoding oxygen-independent coproporphyrinogen III oxidase has protein sequence MELTASLLEKYSKPGPRYTSYPTAPYFDEKFGASAWLDELQQTQASGRDLSLYVHIPFCDSLCYYCGCNMVATQNYSKATQYLGFLFQEIERMAALTLPGRTVRQIHWGGGTPTYLHPDDIRRLFAHLRASFNIAADAEIGCEVDPRELSREHVQALADSGFNRLSLGVQDLDLTVQQAVNRVQSASLIHEVYGWMRDAGIPSINMDLMVGLPHQTVASFSQTLEQIIAMAPDRLAVFSYAHVPWMKKHQKLIQETDLPDLPTRIALQQLLLEKLTHAGYVYIGMDHFAKPDDELVKAQRNKTLYRNFQGYTTHKDCDIYAFGVSAISQTDEVYVQNAKNLAEYQQRIAAGGLATERGLRISREDRLRRDAIVRIMSDLELNKMEFSRHWQIEFDSHFADALSELADMQADGLIELHAEVIRVTETGRLFLRNIAMCFDAYLKQPAVNEPRYSRTL, from the coding sequence ATGGAACTCACCGCGTCATTACTGGAAAAATACAGCAAACCCGGGCCGCGTTATACCTCCTATCCTACCGCGCCCTACTTCGATGAAAAATTCGGCGCAAGCGCGTGGCTGGATGAACTGCAACAAACGCAGGCGAGTGGCCGGGATTTATCGCTGTACGTGCATATACCGTTTTGCGACAGCTTGTGCTATTACTGTGGCTGTAACATGGTGGCGACTCAAAATTACAGCAAAGCCACTCAGTACCTTGGTTTCCTGTTTCAGGAAATCGAGCGCATGGCAGCACTCACTTTACCTGGACGTACGGTGCGGCAGATCCACTGGGGTGGTGGCACACCTACCTATTTGCACCCGGATGATATTCGTCGCCTGTTCGCGCATCTGCGCGCCAGCTTCAACATCGCCGCCGATGCCGAAATCGGCTGTGAAGTTGATCCGCGCGAACTGAGCCGTGAGCATGTACAAGCGCTGGCAGACAGCGGTTTCAACCGGCTCAGCCTCGGCGTACAGGATCTCGATCTCACCGTACAACAGGCCGTCAATCGCGTCCAATCTGCATCACTCATCCACGAAGTGTACGGCTGGATGCGCGACGCAGGCATCCCCAGCATCAACATGGATTTGATGGTAGGACTGCCACACCAGACCGTAGCCAGTTTCAGCCAGACCCTGGAACAAATCATTGCAATGGCACCAGATCGCCTCGCAGTATTCAGCTACGCTCATGTACCGTGGATGAAAAAACATCAGAAGCTAATACAGGAAACGGACTTACCTGATTTACCTACGCGCATTGCCTTGCAACAACTGCTGCTGGAGAAACTGACACACGCTGGCTATGTGTATATCGGCATGGATCATTTTGCCAAGCCCGATGACGAGCTGGTAAAAGCCCAGCGCAACAAAACCCTGTACCGTAATTTTCAGGGCTACACCACGCACAAGGATTGCGATATTTATGCATTCGGCGTCTCCGCCATCAGCCAGACCGATGAAGTGTACGTACAGAACGCCAAAAATCTGGCCGAATACCAGCAGCGCATCGCCGCCGGCGGCCTCGCCACTGAACGTGGACTGCGCATCAGTCGCGAAGACCGACTGCGCCGCGACGCGATAGTACGCATCATGAGCGATCTGGAATTGAACAAAATGGAATTCTCCCGGCACTGGCAAATCGAATTTGACAGTCATTTTGCCGATGCACTGAGCGAGCTTGCCGACATGCAGGCCGATGGCCTGATTGAACTGCACGCTGAGGTTATCCGTGTAACTGAAACCGGCCGCCTATTCCTGCGCAATATCGCCATGTGTTTTGATGCTTATCTCAAACAGCCGGCAGTAAATGAACCGCGCTATTCGCGGACACTGTAA
- a CDS encoding HNH endonuclease produces the protein MATERWTKEQVKLAFHLYCQLPYGRIYGRNPEIIALARVIGRTSDAVAMKMLNIASIDPAITSTGRVGLGNASALDREVWDEFHADWERLAVECELLRQQLDANIVDVVSENEEFLLDDFTGETRQVLATQRIKQHFFRRAVLSSYRGRCCMSGLSEPQLLIASHIVPWSKDKANRLNPSNGLCLSAIHDRAFDKGFITLSDDFRIVVSDELKRRDDTFVKEVLLPLNGMLIELPERFMPSVEFISRHRTDLFLDNQ, from the coding sequence ATGGCAACAGAGCGTTGGACTAAGGAGCAAGTTAAGCTGGCTTTTCACTTGTATTGTCAGCTTCCGTATGGACGAATTTATGGACGCAACCCAGAAATAATAGCATTGGCAAGAGTTATAGGCCGTACATCTGACGCGGTTGCTATGAAGATGCTCAACATCGCAAGCATTGATCCAGCCATCACGAGTACAGGCCGTGTCGGCTTGGGAAACGCATCGGCTTTGGATCGTGAGGTATGGGATGAATTCCATGCAGATTGGGAAAGGCTTGCGGTGGAGTGTGAACTACTCCGGCAGCAACTGGATGCCAATATTGTGGATGTGGTGTCAGAAAACGAAGAGTTTCTACTAGATGATTTTACTGGAGAAACTCGGCAGGTTCTGGCAACGCAAAGAATCAAGCAGCATTTTTTTCGTCGCGCTGTATTAAGTAGCTATCGTGGACGTTGCTGTATGTCCGGTTTGTCTGAGCCACAATTATTGATTGCTAGCCATATCGTGCCGTGGAGCAAAGACAAAGCGAATCGTCTTAACCCAAGTAATGGATTATGCCTTTCTGCCATTCATGATAGAGCTTTCGATAAGGGCTTTATCACGCTTTCTGATGATTTCAGGATTGTGGTTTCAGATGAGTTAAAGCGTCGCGACGATACGTTTGTGAAAGAGGTGTTGTTACCTTTGAACGGGATGTTAATCGAATTACCTGAACGTTTCATGCCTAGTGTTGAGTTTATCTCACGTCATAGAACAGACTTATTTCTTGATAATCAGTAA
- a CDS encoding pseudouridine synthase — MSEETLRLSKLMSMRGLCSRREADVYIARGWVRVDGVPVTELGTKVSPHCRIDLMQQAQREQNNRVTILLNKPIGYVSAQAEDGYQPASVLITAGNHYPEDQSGIAFSNEHAHGLAPAGRLDIDSIGLLVLTQDGRIAKQLIGENSAVDKEYLVRVEGQLSEKGLRLLNHGLSLDGAALRPAQVSWQNQDQLRFVLREGKKRQIRRMCELVGLKVIGLKRIRIGNVLLGDLPIGQWRYLADNEQF; from the coding sequence ATGTCTGAAGAAACACTACGACTTTCCAAACTGATGTCCATGCGCGGACTGTGTTCGCGCCGCGAGGCCGACGTGTATATCGCCCGTGGCTGGGTGCGTGTCGATGGCGTGCCGGTGACCGAACTCGGCACCAAGGTATCGCCGCACTGCCGTATCGACCTGATGCAGCAGGCGCAGCGCGAGCAAAATAACCGCGTCACCATATTACTGAACAAGCCTATCGGCTATGTGTCTGCACAGGCCGAAGACGGCTATCAACCCGCCAGCGTGTTGATCACAGCGGGCAATCATTACCCTGAAGATCAGTCCGGCATCGCGTTTTCCAACGAACACGCCCACGGCCTGGCACCGGCCGGACGCCTCGACATCGATTCTATCGGGTTGTTGGTACTCACGCAGGACGGGCGTATCGCCAAGCAACTGATCGGTGAGAACTCCGCAGTGGACAAAGAATATCTGGTACGGGTCGAAGGCCAGCTCAGCGAAAAGGGACTGAGATTGCTAAATCATGGCCTGAGTCTGGATGGCGCAGCATTGCGCCCGGCGCAAGTCAGCTGGCAGAATCAGGATCAGTTGCGCTTTGTGCTGCGTGAAGGCAAGAAGCGTCAGATTCGCCGCATGTGCGAGCTGGTTGGCCTCAAAGTAATCGGGCTGAAACGTATACGTATCGGTAATGTCCTGCTGGGCGATCTGCCGATTGGACAATGGCGCTACCTCGCTGACAACGAACAATTTTAA
- a CDS encoding phosphate/phosphite/phosphonate ABC transporter substrate-binding protein: MKLYFNNIIRLAICLVSITFPLAPGLAAAQGTTQTRLLQVGVLPTLSARVLLNNYRPLQIYLERELKRPVEFTTAPDFKTFHFNTIAGKYDVVVTAAHLARLAQLEANYLPLANYKAANRGIIFEAKDQPLATIQDLKGKTLAFGDRNALIVSQTINYLQQQGLRGGQDYTLLDTQSHNSAAYSVQSHRSTLAITSPSGFKNIPETIKNDLKIFLVLPELPSLTWMANPRITSEIPRIKTALLNFTPDSEGGKQFFDATGYIGLREVSTTEMTALDPYAQDISNRLRSSQ; encoded by the coding sequence GTGAAATTATATTTCAACAATATAATCCGGCTTGCTATTTGCCTGGTTTCTATTACATTTCCGTTGGCACCGGGCCTAGCCGCGGCCCAAGGCACTACCCAAACCAGGCTGTTACAGGTCGGCGTTTTGCCCACGTTAAGCGCACGAGTATTACTTAACAATTACCGACCATTACAAATCTATCTGGAACGCGAGTTAAAACGTCCGGTTGAGTTCACCACCGCACCGGATTTCAAAACATTCCACTTTAATACCATCGCGGGAAAATATGATGTAGTCGTAACCGCCGCACATCTGGCACGCCTGGCGCAATTGGAGGCAAACTATTTACCACTGGCAAACTATAAAGCGGCTAATAGAGGCATCATCTTTGAAGCCAAAGACCAGCCGCTGGCTACAATTCAGGATTTAAAAGGGAAAACATTGGCTTTCGGGGACAGAAATGCCCTGATTGTGAGCCAGACAATAAACTATCTGCAACAGCAAGGCTTGCGTGGCGGGCAGGACTACACGTTACTCGACACACAAAGCCATAACAGTGCAGCGTATTCTGTACAAAGCCATCGAAGTACACTTGCCATCACTTCTCCCAGCGGATTTAAAAATATCCCTGAAACAATTAAAAACGACCTGAAAATCTTTCTGGTTTTACCAGAATTACCCAGCCTGACGTGGATGGCCAATCCACGCATAACGTCGGAAATCCCCAGAATCAAGACCGCTTTACTCAACTTCACCCCCGATTCAGAGGGTGGAAAACAGTTTTTTGACGCAACCGGGTATATCGGACTGCGTGAAGTAAGTACCACAGAAATGACTGCGCTTGATCCTTATGCACAAGACATTAGCAACCGACTGAGATCGTCACAATGA
- the ycaO gene encoding 30S ribosomal protein S12 methylthiotransferase accessory factor YcaO, with amino-acid sequence MTQQHFIIGKDAALETSIATMQAKLKALGFNIEERSWLNPVADAWSVHIRDSDCPLLFTNGKGASRDAALASALGEFFERLGCRYFWTHYYFGKTIAEQDFVHYPQERWFDVPEHGGWPEALLNDELREFYDPDSALDVQTLVDRNSGNAERGICALPYQRQRDNETCWFPVNIIGNLYVSNGMSAGNTPTEARTQALSEILERHVKFRVISEGICLPDVPEEVIARYPSIAKGIAELRAAGFGILVKDASLGGRYPVMNVTMLNPNDQGCFASFGAHPRFEVALERSLTELLQGRDLDALAGFHEPGFDLEEIADPQNIEIHFVDSSGIISWEFLRDQPDYEFADWDHPGTTAEEFNWLCDCIHQDDRDIYIADYTDLGVYSCRIIVPGMSEIYPIDDLEWDNNSIANDLRPAILNLQNLDDGECQTLLDTLNELGLADQRPVAALIGLAADPGSHWKDLRIGELKTLLALACGNTEAIQEGCDWIHHFEQIAAPRRLVYRCITTLLEMEDAAPYQANLALLYGTDTVAQARALLSREQRFFDLGAPGMDLTGCDMHQRLLAAYRKVSVHSAK; translated from the coding sequence ATGACCCAACAGCATTTCATTATCGGCAAGGACGCCGCGCTGGAAACTTCCATCGCCACCATGCAGGCCAAATTAAAAGCATTAGGCTTTAATATTGAAGAACGTTCCTGGCTCAACCCGGTTGCCGATGCCTGGTCAGTGCACATCCGCGATAGCGACTGTCCGCTGTTGTTTACCAATGGCAAAGGCGCATCCCGGGATGCCGCTCTGGCCAGCGCACTGGGCGAATTCTTTGAGCGCCTCGGTTGCCGCTATTTCTGGACCCACTATTACTTCGGCAAAACGATCGCCGAACAGGATTTCGTGCACTATCCGCAGGAACGCTGGTTTGACGTGCCGGAACATGGCGGCTGGCCAGAGGCGTTACTGAATGACGAATTGCGGGAGTTCTACGACCCTGACAGCGCGCTGGATGTGCAGACGCTGGTGGATCGCAATTCCGGCAATGCCGAGCGCGGCATCTGCGCCCTGCCCTATCAGCGCCAGCGCGATAACGAGACTTGCTGGTTTCCGGTCAACATCATCGGTAATCTGTATGTCAGTAACGGCATGTCCGCCGGCAACACACCGACTGAGGCGCGCACCCAGGCCTTATCCGAAATCCTGGAGCGCCATGTCAAGTTCCGCGTCATCAGCGAAGGCATCTGCCTGCCTGACGTGCCGGAGGAAGTCATCGCCCGTTACCCGAGCATCGCCAAAGGCATCGCTGAATTACGCGCTGCCGGTTTCGGCATCCTGGTAAAAGACGCCTCGCTGGGCGGACGCTATCCGGTGATGAACGTGACCATGCTCAACCCTAACGATCAGGGCTGTTTTGCCAGCTTCGGCGCACATCCGCGCTTTGAAGTCGCACTGGAACGCTCACTCACCGAACTGCTGCAAGGTCGCGACCTGGACGCGCTGGCCGGTTTCCATGAACCCGGCTTCGATCTGGAAGAAATCGCCGATCCACAGAATATTGAAATCCATTTCGTTGACTCCAGCGGCATCATCAGCTGGGAATTCCTGCGCGATCAGCCTGATTATGAATTCGCCGACTGGGATCATCCCGGCACCACGGCAGAAGAGTTCAACTGGCTGTGCGACTGCATCCATCAGGACGACCGCGACATCTACATTGCCGACTACACCGATCTGGGCGTATACAGTTGCCGCATCATCGTGCCCGGCATGTCGGAGATCTACCCGATCGACGATCTGGAATGGGACAACAACAGCATAGCCAACGACTTGCGTCCGGCGATACTGAATCTGCAGAATCTGGATGATGGCGAATGCCAGACCTTGCTCGATACGCTGAATGAACTGGGCCTGGCAGACCAGCGCCCGGTGGCCGCTTTAATCGGGCTGGCAGCCGACCCTGGCTCGCACTGGAAAGATTTACGCATCGGTGAACTCAAGACGCTGCTGGCACTGGCTTGCGGCAACACCGAAGCCATACAGGAAGGCTGTGACTGGATACACCACTTCGAACAAATTGCTGCCCCGCGACGTCTGGTATACCGCTGCATCACCACGCTGCTGGAAATGGAAGATGCTGCGCCCTATCAGGCCAATCTGGCGCTGCTCTATGGCACTGACACTGTCGCACAGGCACGTGCCTTACTGAGCCGCGAACAGCGCTTCTTCGACCTTGGCGCACCGGGTATGGATTTGACTGGCTGTGACATGCACCAGCGCTTGCTGGCCGCTTATCGCAAGGTATCGGTTCACTCCGCCAAGTAA
- the hscA gene encoding Fe-S protein assembly chaperone HscA, whose protein sequence is MALLQISEPGMSTAPHQHRLAAGIDLGTTNSLVASVRNGVALVLNDEDGRALLPSVVRYTQAAAPVVGYAAQAMQSQDPHNTIVSVKRFMGRGLKDIADAASFPYHFVDAPGMVQLKTIAGVKSPVEVSADILRVLRDRAERSLGDELTGVVITVPAYFDDAQRQATKDAAKLAGLNVLRLLNEPTAAAIAYGLDNASEGVYAVYDLGGGTFDISILRLSQGVFEVLATNGDSALGGDDFDQRIFCWVLEQAKFPELSARDTRLLLGKARDAKESLSEHQEVGITAILSSGETVDVVLTAKTFNEITASLVNKTLSPTRKALRDAGLTVEEIKGVVMVGGSTRMPRIQSAVAEFFNQTPLTNLDPDKVVALGAAIQANVLAGNRAADDWLLLDVIPLSLGIETMGGLAEKIIPRNTTIPAARAQEFTTYKDGQTAMSIHVVQGERELVSDCRSLAKFELRGIPPMVAGAARIRVTFQVDADGLLSVYAEELKSGVQATITVKPAYGLVDEDITRMLQASYTYAKEDMQMRALQEAKVDAQRLLDATQTALDENGTDLLGADEQQAIAAAVQTLTALLEGVDHRAIKDAAEVLNEVTRDFAARRMDASVKQALAGQRFDTI, encoded by the coding sequence ATGGCACTTTTGCAAATATCAGAACCGGGCATGAGCACCGCGCCACATCAGCACAGGCTGGCAGCGGGTATTGATCTGGGAACAACTAACTCACTGGTAGCCAGTGTGCGCAATGGCGTGGCGCTGGTGCTGAATGATGAGGATGGCCGCGCCTTGCTGCCTTCTGTGGTGCGCTATACGCAAGCTGCTGCACCGGTGGTGGGCTATGCCGCACAAGCGATGCAGAGCCAGGATCCGCACAATACTATCGTTTCGGTGAAGCGCTTCATGGGCCGCGGTCTCAAGGATATTGCCGATGCAGCGAGCTTCCCTTATCATTTCGTTGACGCGCCGGGTATGGTGCAATTAAAAACGATAGCCGGGGTGAAAAGTCCGGTTGAAGTTTCGGCTGACATTCTGAGAGTGTTACGCGATCGCGCTGAACGCTCGCTGGGCGACGAACTGACTGGCGTGGTGATTACCGTACCCGCTTATTTTGATGATGCGCAGCGCCAGGCGACCAAGGATGCTGCCAAGCTGGCCGGGCTGAATGTCTTACGTCTGCTCAATGAGCCGACTGCGGCTGCCATTGCCTATGGTCTGGATAACGCCTCGGAAGGTGTTTATGCCGTTTATGATCTGGGTGGTGGTACCTTTGATATATCGATTCTGCGCTTGTCGCAGGGTGTGTTTGAAGTACTGGCCACCAATGGAGATTCGGCTTTAGGTGGCGATGATTTTGATCAGCGCATTTTCTGCTGGGTGCTGGAGCAGGCCAAGTTCCCGGAGCTGAGTGCCAGAGACACGCGCTTGTTGCTAGGCAAGGCGCGTGATGCCAAGGAGTCCCTGTCCGAGCATCAGGAAGTGGGTATTACCGCGATTTTATCTTCGGGTGAAACCGTAGATGTGGTGCTTACAGCCAAAACTTTCAATGAAATTACTGCCAGTCTGGTCAATAAAACCTTGTCACCTACCCGTAAAGCGTTGCGTGATGCAGGGCTGACTGTGGAAGAGATTAAGGGCGTGGTCATGGTCGGTGGTTCTACCCGTATGCCACGCATCCAGTCTGCGGTAGCCGAGTTTTTCAACCAAACCCCGTTGACCAATCTGGATCCTGATAAAGTCGTTGCTTTGGGTGCGGCGATCCAGGCCAACGTATTGGCGGGCAATCGTGCCGCGGATGACTGGCTGTTGCTGGATGTGATTCCGCTGTCACTGGGCATAGAAACCATGGGTGGTCTGGCGGAGAAGATCATTCCGCGCAATACCACTATTCCTGCGGCTCGCGCGCAGGAGTTCACCACCTACAAGGACGGCCAGACGGCGATGAGCATTCATGTCGTGCAGGGCGAGCGCGAGCTGGTGAGCGATTGCCGTTCATTAGCTAAATTTGAATTACGCGGTATTCCGCCGATGGTGGCCGGAGCCGCTCGTATTCGTGTGACTTTTCAGGTCGATGCCGATGGCCTGTTATCAGTATATGCGGAAGAACTGAAAAGCGGCGTGCAGGCCACGATTACGGTCAAACCGGCATACGGTCTGGTGGATGAAGATATTACCCGCATGCTGCAGGCCTCTTATACCTATGCCAAGGAAGACATGCAGATGCGCGCCTTGCAAGAGGCCAAAGTTGACGCGCAGCGCCTGCTCGATGCCACGCAAACCGCGCTGGATGAAAACGGCACGGATCTGCTGGGCGCGGATGAGCAGCAGGCCATCGCCGCAGCGGTGCAGACACTGACTGCGCTGCTGGAGGGGGTGGATCATCGTGCCATCAAGGATGCTGCTGAAGTACTCAACGAAGTCACCCGCGATTTTGCTGCACGCCGTATGGATGCAAGCGTCAAGCAAGCCCTGGCGGGTCAACGATTCGATACAATTTAG